A stretch of Haloprofundus halophilus DNA encodes these proteins:
- a CDS encoding DUF3194 domain-containing protein: MNADAEPSDDEVVETAADAAEGVIFAHYKQSDVRDVDVTVTFEDGVLDVDVYLNAPDDDADPEAVADEAALAARDAVDDLFAASE; the protein is encoded by the coding sequence ATGAACGCCGACGCCGAACCGAGCGACGACGAGGTCGTCGAGACGGCCGCCGACGCCGCCGAGGGCGTCATCTTCGCGCACTACAAGCAGTCCGACGTGCGCGACGTGGACGTGACGGTCACGTTCGAGGACGGCGTCCTGGACGTGGACGTGTACCTGAACGCGCCCGACGACGACGCCGACCCCGAAGCCGTCGCCGACGAAGCGGCGCTGGCGGCGCGCGACGCCGTCGACGACCTGTTCGCGGCGAGCGAGTAG
- a CDS encoding HVO_0649 family zinc finger protein: MAIGGRDRSGTTALDRLRSHYNRVDLRCPQCGYRDEDGQWTARTTGSQVLYRHVCPSCGEIRTRTLRLSQ, encoded by the coding sequence ATGGCTATCGGTGGTCGAGACCGCAGCGGAACGACGGCGCTGGACAGACTCCGGTCGCACTACAACCGAGTCGACCTGCGCTGCCCGCAGTGCGGGTACAGAGACGAAGACGGACAGTGGACCGCGCGGACGACGGGTTCACAGGTGTTGTATCGCCACGTCTGTCCGAGCTGCGGCGAGATTCGGACCCGGACGCTTCGACTGAGTCAGTGA
- a CDS encoding DUF2070 family protein produces MTASQSNLAGLSRFIFRAPSWYASLGFALLIAAIAGVGAFDSGLREGTWRGLFFVGKDAWEGIFFVGIPTVVASVATTGVDRFLGGRLTPNRSSLLALACEIVLVGLLTVAAIVAVFASLDQRFVYDVLVVALASIFALRLLVIMAVSRSSILVASIPASIQTVVSAVLLFIYSGTLSYLEVGGPVLDAYLMPYFARSEQAPDVVSALTPDHFVLLGVMCVIYAMSVYAFLEVIDRPWRNSLGVSVLDFIRGFIGHIAEGSRELEDFFEQLGQEAVVPVTVLAFRDADGDEKARFVLPMIHPGPMGEIGGGNFPERVARRSEGLAFPPHATAGHDFNLVTEREVDTILEAAESAHERIEYSAEASKSVRVDSGEAKLVGQRFGDDALVVSTFAPNFADDVEYSVGLSAATEARTSGLDDVLLVDAHNCNNGLEGPDLGHVTPGSRRSFDMIRGAGAVGRALSDAGTDRLRLGVASDPTEWTPREGIGPLGIRVAVSEVEGQRTAYVLVDGNNMEPGLRDSIVSDLCEAVESTSPDDPEVVSAPSTEDDAEAAGAERVVGDGGSLVDAAEVMTTDTHIVNTVKADNQVGAAIDRDELRSLIRRLVSEAVADCEPVESGMAVEHAEVTVFGNDRTETLASHANVAVSMGGAFAAAIACATILVSVLIFFLA; encoded by the coding sequence ATGACAGCGTCGCAGAGCAACCTCGCCGGGTTGTCGCGGTTCATCTTCCGCGCGCCCTCGTGGTACGCGAGCCTCGGGTTCGCGCTGCTCATCGCCGCCATCGCGGGCGTCGGCGCGTTCGACTCCGGACTCCGCGAAGGCACGTGGCGAGGGCTGTTCTTCGTCGGCAAAGACGCCTGGGAGGGCATCTTCTTCGTCGGCATCCCGACGGTCGTCGCCAGCGTCGCGACCACCGGCGTCGACCGGTTTCTCGGCGGGCGACTGACGCCCAACCGCTCGTCGCTTCTGGCGCTGGCCTGCGAAATCGTCCTCGTCGGACTGCTCACCGTCGCGGCCATCGTCGCCGTGTTCGCCTCGCTCGACCAGCGGTTCGTCTACGACGTGCTCGTCGTCGCGCTCGCGTCCATCTTCGCGCTCCGCCTGCTCGTCATCATGGCCGTGTCGCGCTCGTCCATCCTCGTCGCGTCGATTCCGGCGAGCATCCAGACGGTCGTCTCGGCGGTACTGCTGTTCATCTACAGCGGGACGCTCAGCTACCTCGAAGTCGGCGGTCCCGTCCTCGACGCGTACCTGATGCCGTACTTCGCCCGCTCCGAGCAAGCGCCCGACGTCGTCTCGGCGCTGACGCCCGACCACTTCGTCCTCCTCGGAGTCATGTGCGTCATCTACGCGATGAGCGTCTACGCCTTCCTCGAAGTCATCGACCGACCGTGGCGCAACAGCCTCGGCGTCTCCGTCCTCGACTTCATCCGCGGGTTCATCGGCCACATCGCCGAGGGCTCCCGAGAGCTGGAGGACTTCTTCGAACAACTCGGCCAGGAAGCGGTCGTCCCCGTCACCGTCCTCGCGTTCCGCGACGCCGACGGCGACGAGAAGGCGCGGTTCGTCCTCCCGATGATTCACCCCGGTCCGATGGGCGAGATCGGCGGCGGCAACTTCCCCGAACGCGTCGCCCGACGCAGCGAAGGGCTGGCGTTCCCGCCGCACGCCACCGCCGGTCACGACTTCAACCTCGTCACCGAGCGCGAAGTCGACACCATCCTCGAAGCCGCCGAGAGCGCCCACGAGCGCATCGAGTACAGCGCCGAAGCCAGCAAGAGCGTCCGCGTCGACTCCGGCGAGGCGAAACTCGTCGGCCAACGCTTCGGCGACGACGCGCTCGTCGTCTCGACGTTCGCTCCGAACTTCGCCGACGACGTGGAGTACTCGGTCGGGCTCTCGGCGGCGACGGAGGCGCGAACCAGCGGACTGGACGACGTGCTGCTCGTCGACGCCCACAACTGCAACAACGGCCTCGAAGGTCCGGACCTCGGCCACGTCACGCCCGGAAGTCGGCGCTCCTTCGACATGATTCGCGGGGCCGGAGCGGTCGGCCGGGCGCTCTCTGACGCCGGCACCGACCGGTTGCGTCTGGGCGTCGCCTCGGACCCGACCGAGTGGACACCGCGGGAGGGAATCGGGCCGCTCGGCATCCGCGTCGCGGTCTCGGAAGTCGAGGGGCAGCGAACGGCGTACGTGCTCGTCGACGGCAACAACATGGAACCGGGGCTCCGCGACAGCATCGTCTCGGACCTCTGTGAGGCCGTCGAGTCGACGTCTCCCGACGACCCGGAGGTCGTCAGCGCACCCAGCACGGAGGACGACGCAGAAGCGGCGGGGGCCGAACGCGTCGTCGGAGACGGCGGTAGCCTCGTCGACGCCGCGGAAGTGATGACCACCGACACGCACATCGTCAACACGGTGAAGGCGGACAACCAGGTCGGTGCCGCCATCGACCGCGACGAACTCAGGTCGCTGATTCGCCGTCTGGTCTCGGAGGCGGTCGCCGACTGCGAACCCGTCGAGTCCGGCATGGCCGTCGAACACGCCGAGGTGACCGTCTTCGGCAACGACCGCACCGAGACGCTCGCCAGTCACGCCAACGTCGCCGTCTCGATGGGCGGGGCGTTCGCCGCGGCCATCGCCTGCGCGACGATACTCGTGAGCGTCCTCATCTTCTTCCTCGCGTGA
- a CDS encoding GMP synthase subunit A, translated as MTRVVVIDNHGQFTHLEQRALRDAGVDTDIVDNDTPPEEVDADGIVLSGGPDADRAGRSAEYLDLDIPVLGICLGMQVMATELGGRVGSGDYGGYADVTVDILDDEDPLVGSLAPETRVWASHADEVKELPEGFTHTATSDVCGIEAMSDASRDLYGVQWHPEVAHTERGQEVFENFIARCEN; from the coding sequence ATGACCAGAGTCGTCGTCATCGACAACCACGGGCAGTTCACACACTTGGAGCAGCGGGCTTTGCGCGACGCGGGCGTCGATACCGACATCGTCGACAACGACACCCCTCCCGAGGAGGTCGACGCCGACGGCATCGTCCTCTCGGGCGGACCGGACGCCGACCGCGCCGGGCGCTCCGCGGAGTATCTCGACCTCGACATCCCCGTCCTCGGCATCTGTCTCGGCATGCAGGTGATGGCGACCGAACTCGGCGGGCGCGTCGGGTCGGGCGACTACGGCGGTTACGCCGACGTGACCGTCGACATCCTCGACGACGAGGACCCGCTCGTCGGCTCGCTCGCGCCCGAGACCCGCGTCTGGGCGAGTCACGCCGACGAGGTGAAGGAGCTCCCCGAGGGCTTCACCCACACCGCGACGAGCGACGTCTGCGGCATCGAGGCGATGAGCGACGCCTCCCGCGACCTCTACGGCGTCCAGTGGCACCCCGAAGTCGCCCACACCGAGCGCGGCCAGGAAGTGTTCGAGAACTTCATCGCCCGCTGCGAGAACTGA
- a CDS encoding DUF7097 family protein, giving the protein MEKTPKGTPVGVDDPYEFAERCDHLTGDGRCRYALSHAGDDPEFARARRADDYRCLAGEEDCEWRDCPQYRSTTDGRECVRCGLEEVRMAHQSSARPLLEEHHLSYHGGDADNGRDDAEPSHEITVSLCRWCHAKVHNSFARVDDDVNPDAEALATREQRRSDEQAEFGFRSASERFESTDDRS; this is encoded by the coding sequence ATGGAGAAGACGCCGAAGGGAACGCCGGTCGGCGTGGACGACCCCTACGAGTTCGCCGAGCGGTGTGACCACTTGACCGGCGACGGCCGCTGCCGCTACGCGCTGTCGCACGCCGGCGACGACCCCGAGTTCGCCCGCGCGCGCCGGGCCGACGACTACCGCTGTCTCGCCGGCGAGGAAGATTGCGAGTGGCGCGACTGCCCGCAGTACCGGTCGACCACCGACGGCCGCGAGTGCGTCCGCTGCGGGTTGGAGGAAGTTCGGATGGCGCACCAGTCGTCGGCGCGCCCGCTGTTGGAGGAACACCACCTCTCGTATCACGGCGGCGATGCCGACAACGGTAGAGACGACGCCGAACCCAGCCACGAGATTACTGTGTCACTCTGCCGGTGGTGTCACGCGAAAGTTCACAACTCCTTCGCCCGCGTCGACGACGACGTGAACCCCGACGCCGAGGCGCTGGCGACGCGCGAGCAGCGGCGCAGCGACGAACAGGCCGAGTTCGGCTTTCGGTCCGCGAGCGAACGGTTCGAGTCGACCGACGACCGTTCGTGA